A segment of the Frankineae bacterium MT45 genome:
TGCAGGGTGAGACGATTCCCGTGCCGGCCGACAAGGCGACCTTGAAGGCCGTCGCCGACGACACCGGAGGCACGTTCCACACCGCCGCCTCGGCCGAGGAACTGCGGCAGGTCTACCAGAACATCGGTTCGCAGATCGGCTACACCACAAGCCACAAGATCGTGAGCTGGCGTTTCATGCTCCTCGGGCTGCTGCTCCTCTTCGGAGCCAGCGCGACGTCGCTGCTCTGGGGCGGGCGCCTCGCCTGATTGGGCGTCTCGCCTGATCGGGCGTTTGGCCGGAGCGGGCGTAGCAGTTTCTCCATACTTCTCAGGTTTTAGCCGCAATCGCCGATAGCAAGTTGAGCAGCCGCGACTTCTCGCAGCACGCCACGATCGAACATTGGCAATCAGAGGATGTACAGGCTGACTCTGCGCGGCACCCGAAGGTGGAGGGCCCGTCGCATTCTGGCTATCGCCGCGCTGGCCCTGTTGGGGCTCGTCACCACGCTCACCGACTCGACCTCCAGCGCGTGGACCGGCGCCGACAACAACGCCGCAAACACCCTCACCACCACCACCTGGACGAATCCAGCCACGCAGTTGGCTTTCACCACCCCACCCGGTGACATCGCGTCACCGGGAGCGCTGGTGCCACAGCCAGTGGTGACCGTCGAGGACGTGAACGGCAGCACCGTCGCCACCTCGGTGCCGGTGACGCTGACGATCAGCGGCGGGACGGTCAGCTGCTCGGTCAACCCGGTGACGTCCGTGAACGGCGTCGCCACCTTCTCGGGCTGCACCGTTTCCGCAGCCGGGACGTACACCCTGACGGCGACGAGCGGCAGCCTGGCCCAGGCCACCAGCGCCCAGTTCACCGTCGGCGATCCGAGCGCGAAGAAACTCGTCATCAGCGTTCCCGCTGGCATCAACTACGCGTACCTACCGTTCAACACCGGCGCGTCGAACGTCGGTGATGGTGTCGTCACCGTCACGGCGCAGAACGCCGCCGGAGCGACGGTCGCCTCACCCGCCGTGAGCGTCTCACTCAGCGCCGCGAACTCCGGCGGCACCGCCGTCGCCGGCGACATCGCCTGCGCCAGCGGGGTGACCGCGACCACCGTGAACGGCGTCGCCACCTTCACCGGTTGCCGGATCAACCAGACCGGAACTCCGGCCGGCGGCACCACGGGCACCCCGGACACCTCCACGTACAACGTCACCGCCGCGTCGAGCCCGCTCACCCCGGCCGTTGGCAGCGTGACAGTGGAGAACCTGCGCTGGGGGTTCATCAACTACACGACGACCTGTGCCGGCCTGTCGGTCGGCGCGCCGGCACCTGGGCCGTCCTACATCTTGCAGTGGAACACCTGCCAGAGTTCCGGGGCCGGCTCGAACCGGAGCAGCACCACCAAGGCCGTGCTCATGCTGAACGACATCACCAACACGGCCGTCACCAACACCAGCGGCAGCGACATCGCCATCTCGGTCGCCGAAGACGTCGGACTGGCCCGGCCCGGCGCCACGGCCACTCCCAACGCCATCACCCTTCCCAACGGTGCCACGGTGACGACGCAGTCCTTCACCTACCGTGCACCGGACGCCTTCGTCGATGCGGGAGCCGAGCAGATCGACGCGATCTTCCGGATCAGCGCCCCGGCGCTACCCGGCATCGTCTTCGGCGGGACGCGTCTCTTCTACTACGCCGGAAAGTCGAGCTAGCCGCCCAGTCGGTTCCAGCGGCCCCGGTGACCTACAGCCAGGGGTCGAGGACCAGCTTGCCGACCGACGAGCGATCCAGCAGTGCGCCGTGCGCCTCCGCGGCCTGCTCGAGCGAGTAGGTGCCACCGACGACGGCCCGAAGTTCGCCGTTCGCCAGCAACCCCAGCAGACCGTTGACCGCCTCCGCCATGAGCGCGGGACGCTGCGCGATGTGCACCAGCCAGAAGCCGATCACCGCGGTGCTGCGCCCCATCAGCGTGGCCGGAATGACCGGCGTCGGCGGGGTGCGACCGGCCATGCCGAAGACCACCAGGCGTCCGAGCGGGGCCAGTGCCTTCAGGCTGTCGTCGAAGACCTTGCCGCCGGTCATCTCCAGCACCACATCGACGCCCCGACCGCCGTTGGCTTCCCGCAACGCTGCCGTGAGGTCGCTGGCGTGGGCATCGACGGTGACGTCGGCGCCAAGCTCTGAGGCCAGGTTTCGCTTCACCTCACTTGAGGCGGTGGCGATGACCCGTCCGGCGCCCCAGCGCTTGGCCAGCTGGATGGCGATCGTCCCAACCCCACCGGCTCCGGCGTGCACGACCACCGTCTCGCCTTCGGCCAAGTGGGCGCTCGTCTTGAGCAGGTGCCAAGCTGTGGCCCCCTGCACCAGCGTGGTGAGGGCGTCGGCGTTGCTCACCGCGTCCGGAATCTTGAAGAGATAATCCGGATTCAGGGCAATTCTCTGGGCATACCCGCCTCCGGAGACGAAGCCGAGCAGGCGGGAGCCGTCCTGGGCCCGGACCACCACCTCACTCCCGGGGATCAGCGGGAGGGACTGCTTGGCCAGGTAGGAGTCCTCAGTCTGATGAGTGTCGGCGTAGTTCACGCCCGCAGCCAGAACGTCGAGGAGTTGCTCGCCGGGTCCGGGAACCGGATCGGGGAGATCGCCCACCTTCAGGGTTTCGGGTCCGCCAAATTCCGTCAGCTCGATTCCTCGCATAGTTATCGAAGCTACAGGGGCGGTTCGCTCCAGCGGTAGAAGCTACTGGCCGGAAACATCCGTCGCCCTCGGTCATCGATGCCATCGACTACCGTGATCGACGTGGGTCAACGTGTGCTGGTTACCGGCGGAAATCGGGGCATCGGCCTGGCCATAGCCAGGGCGTTTCAGGCCGAGGGCGACGACGTCGCGGTGACCAGCCGCAGCGGAGAGGCCCCGGACGGGCTCTTCGCCGTCGCCTGCGACGTCACCGACGCCGACTCCGTCGACCGGGCCTTCGCCGAGGTCGAGGCGAAGTTCGGAACCATGCAGGTGCTGGTCGCGAACGCCGGGATCACCGACGACACGCTGCTCATGCGGATGAGCGAGGAGTCCTTCGCCACCGTTCTCGACACCAACCTCACCGGCGCCTACCGGGTGGCCAAGCGCGCCACCCCGGGAATGCTCAAGGCGAAGGGCGGCCGGATGATCTTCATCAGTTCGGTCGTCGGGCTCCTCGGCTCCGCCGGGCAGGTCAACTATGCGGCGTCGAAGGCCGGCCTCGTCGGCCTGGCCCGCTCCGTGGCCCGCGAACTCGGTTCACGCAACATCACCGCCAACGTCATCGCACCAGGGTTCATCGACACCGACATGACGGCAGAGCTCAGCGACGCCCGGCGCAGCGAGATCATCGCGAACGTGCCACTGCGCCGCTACGGAAGCACCGACGAGGTCGCGGCCACCGCGGTCTTCCTGGCCAGCCCCGCCGCGGCGTACATCAGCGGGGCGGTGCTGCCGGTCGACGGCGGCCTCGGCATGGGTCACTAACGGCCGAGCAGCGCAGGCCGACGCAGCACACACCGGAAGATGGAGCAATTACATGGGAATTCTCGACGGTAAGCGCCTGCTGATCACCGGCGTCATCACGGAGTCGTCCATCGCGTTCGCGGTGGCCCGGCTGGCTCAGGAGCAGGGCGCCGAGGTCGTTCTCACCGGTTTCGGGCGCCTCTCACTGGTGCGCCGGGTGGCGGCGAAGCTCCCCAAGCCGGCGCCGGTCGTCGAGCTCGATGTGGCCGACCCGGAGCAGTTGGCCGCGTTGGCCGACGGGGTACGGGAGCACGTCGACGGGCTGGACGGAGTGCTCCACTCGATCGGGTTCGCCCCACCGAGCTGCCTCGGTGGCGGGTTCCTCGACGCACCGTGGGAGGACGTGGCCACCGCAGTTCAGGTCTCGACCTACTCCCTCAAATCGCTGGCGGTGGCGGCGCTGCCGTTGATGAGCGAAGGGTCATCGCTGCTCGGCCTCACTTTCGACGCCACGGTGGCCTGGCCGGCCTATGACTGGATGGGGGTGGCCAAGGCCGGCCTCGAGTCGACGTCGCGTTACCTGGCTCGCGAACTGGGACCGCGCAAGATTCGGGTGAATCTCATCGCCGCCGGCCCGATCCGCACGATCGCGGCCAAGAGCATCCCCGGCTTCAGCCAGTTCGAGGACGCGTGGAATGGTAGGGCTCCGCTCGGTTGGGACAACACCAATGCTGAACCGGTGGCCCGTACGGCGGTCGCGATGATGTCGGATTGGCTGCCGTCAACCACCGGCGAGATAGTCCACGTCGACGGCGGGTTCCACGCAATGGGGGTGTAGGTGAGGCAGTACGACGCGCTGCTGCTGCTGTCATTCGGCGGCCCGGAGGGTCCGGACGACGTCCTGCCATTCCTGCGCAACGTCACCCGCGGACGGGGCATCCCGGACGAGCGGCTGGTCGAAGTCGGCGCCCACTACGCGCACTTCGGCGGTGTGTCGCCGATCAACGGGCAGAACCGGGCCCTGATCGAGGCGCTCACCGAGGCATTCATCGAGCGGGGTATCGAGCTACCGATCTACTGGGGAAACCGCAACTGGGCGCCTTACCTCAACGACACCGTCGCCCAGATGGCCGCGGACGGGATCCGACGGGCATTGGTCTTCGCCACCAGCGCCACGTCGTCGTATTCGGGTTGCCGTCAGTACCGGGAGAATCTCGCTGACGCCGTCGCCGCGACCAGCGATGCCCCCGAACTGGTGAAGCTGCGCCACTACTTCGATCATCCCGGCTTTATCGAGGCAAACGTGGCCGGTGTCCGCGCCGCACTCGACGAACTGCCGGACGCGGTGGCCGATTCGGCCCGGCTCGTCTTCACCGCGCACTCGATCCCGGTGACCATGAACGAGAGCGCCGGCCCCAGCGGTGGCCTCTACCTCGCTCAGCAGCGCGAGACCGCGCGCCTGGTGGCCGAGCGGATTCGGGGCGCCGGTGCGGACTTCGACCTGGTCTGGCAGTCGCGATCGGGGCCGCCGCAGGTGCCGTGGCTTGAGCCCGACATCAATGACCACCTGCGCCTGCTGGCTGAAGCGGGGGAGAAGGCGGTCGTGGTCAGCCCGACCGGCTTTGTCTCCGATCATCTGGAGGTCGCCTGGGATCTGGACAACGAGGCCGCTGCGACGGCGAGCGAGCTGG
Coding sequences within it:
- a CDS encoding NADPH2:quinone reductase, yielding MRGIELTEFGGPETLKVGDLPDPVPGPGEQLLDVLAAGVNYADTHQTEDSYLAKQSLPLIPGSEVVVRAQDGSRLLGFVSGGGYAQRIALNPDYLFKIPDAVSNADALTTLVQGATAWHLLKTSAHLAEGETVVVHAGAGGVGTIAIQLAKRWGAGRVIATASSEVKRNLASELGADVTVDAHASDLTAALREANGGRGVDVVLEMTGGKVFDDSLKALAPLGRLVVFGMAGRTPPTPVIPATLMGRSTAVIGFWLVHIAQRPALMAEAVNGLLGLLANGELRAVVGGTYSLEQAAEAHGALLDRSSVGKLVLDPWL
- a CDS encoding 3-oxoacyl-[acyl-carrier-protein] reductase; translated protein: MPSTTVIDVGQRVLVTGGNRGIGLAIARAFQAEGDDVAVTSRSGEAPDGLFAVACDVTDADSVDRAFAEVEAKFGTMQVLVANAGITDDTLLMRMSEESFATVLDTNLTGAYRVAKRATPGMLKAKGGRMIFISSVVGLLGSAGQVNYAASKAGLVGLARSVARELGSRNITANVIAPGFIDTDMTAELSDARRSEIIANVPLRRYGSTDEVAATAVFLASPAAAYISGAVLPVDGGLGMGH
- a CDS encoding Enoyl-[acyl-carrier-protein] reductase [NADH], whose translation is MGILDGKRLLITGVITESSIAFAVARLAQEQGAEVVLTGFGRLSLVRRVAAKLPKPAPVVELDVADPEQLAALADGVREHVDGLDGVLHSIGFAPPSCLGGGFLDAPWEDVATAVQVSTYSLKSLAVAALPLMSEGSSLLGLTFDATVAWPAYDWMGVAKAGLESTSRYLARELGPRKIRVNLIAAGPIRTIAAKSIPGFSQFEDAWNGRAPLGWDNTNAEPVARTAVAMMSDWLPSTTGEIVHVDGGFHAMGV
- a CDS encoding ferrochelatase, which codes for MRQYDALLLLSFGGPEGPDDVLPFLRNVTRGRGIPDERLVEVGAHYAHFGGVSPINGQNRALIEALTEAFIERGIELPIYWGNRNWAPYLNDTVAQMAADGIRRALVFATSATSSYSGCRQYRENLADAVAATSDAPELVKLRHYFDHPGFIEANVAGVRAALDELPDAVADSARLVFTAHSIPVTMNESAGPSGGLYLAQQRETARLVAERIRGAGADFDLVWQSRSGPPQVPWLEPDINDHLRLLAEAGEKAVVVSPTGFVSDHLEVAWDLDNEAAATASELGLQFARAACAGTHPAFVGMVCDLVSEQVAADAGRDDIDRPHLGALGLCGLECPAFCCPAPKRIGRPAAE